In Anopheles bellator chromosome 2, idAnoBellAS_SP24_06.2, whole genome shotgun sequence, the genomic stretch ATTAGGCTTATCTACACTACCAATGCTTCCCCAATTGGTCCTCGACAAGAAAATATAACTTTGacatttgattgaaatcattttcattatttttttctttcattaaaaatattaccaaAAACCGGCAACTCTGTACATTACCTAACATTTTCGATCAATGAATCGAGGTTAAGTTCCCGGACttacggacggacggaatcGGTTATACTTTAAGTGAGCCTACGCTCTTTAAATAAATTGTCTGATATGGATTATTGCCGAAGCCAGTTTCATGAAACGACACGCCATGccgaaatggtggaaaatgatGGGGTGAAATGGGGTGTAACAAAGGCGAGCCCTGTCCAGAAAATCAATGGACCTTTCGGACAAATAACACATAAATTACGCGGTACTAAAGCTCGCTCCGTTAGTGACACGTGGCCCACAACCAATAACTATGACAACGGATGGGCCCAAACCATGCTTCCCATCCCGCCCGGGGAACAGTGCGAGAGGTCCTGTCGCACCCGTCACCGGAATCGACGAAAGATCAATCAATACTGACACGTTCACGTGCGAGCAACACCGCGCGTTGCTGGATTGTTGCGAGGATTTGTTGAGCCGTcggtaccggtaccggttctTCGGAGGTGCAATTAATTAGGCCATTGCGAAAAGAACGCGTGTGACTCGTTCACGGACATGAAACATCAACAGGTGGTGCCGGACTATGCGGCGATGGTGCAGACTTCCGGCACTTGCCTGTGCTTGGTGTTTTCCGGCTGGGTCCTGTTCAAGTGAGTGTGAGGCTGATTGATCCGTGGATAGTATAATTTTACACTCTCATTTCCGGCAGGCTGGTTCAAGCTATCTTCTGGCTGCCGGGATATTTGGAGAAAAACCAGGGTCGGCTGTATCGCCAGCTGGATCCTCATTCGGCCAGTGATACttcgaatgaaaatggaaGCTCCCAAGAAAATGACCGACTAACGGCCACGGCGGAGGGAACTACGTCGATCGGTGAAGATGAAGGCGAAAGCGTAGCCGACGAATGCGAAGCCGACAGTAAGAAGGACAAATGAAGGGtaattttgcttttaatcgAATGTGGTTTTATTTCATGCGAGCAAATAAACGATTCTCTTTTTTCCCGTATCCTGGTTCCAAAGCCTGTGACCCTACGACTAATACCGCATGTGACAGATGTGTTGAATCCCATCCTCATTgtattttgaaattgaaaagttgACGCTGAGCAGATGAACGTATCGTTAAATTAGTTGCACACCGTCCGGGAGTTGGCACCAGCTGTTGCCCCATTCCGATTCTGCGCCGCATCGTTACAGGGCACATATTAAGCTGttcaaatgttttaattaaattaagttcAAATTAAGCTGTTTGTTGAATTGTTTAAATTTCCACTCAACGttagttatttttttccgACATAGGAAATTGGGGAGTGCAGTGAGAATTTTGGATTGTAAACGGGCTGATATCGTTTTAACGACCAATCAATTCGGTTCGGGGCTCAATTCCCAGGCGAATGCGCTCGCATCCTTGCGGGGATACTTTTTCCCATCTTAACACACAAATTAGTATGGAAACTTTAACGTAGGTTATGAttaatggtttgtttttaattccaTTATAAGCTGATTAGACACTATGCCCCCCCTTTTTCTTCTAACTTGCTCTAAGCACACACGTCCACACGCCTTCCTGATTCTTGCTTCCATTCCGATGTCCCTTGGGGGTCcgtgtttaaattgtttctccaAGCGGATTCGTATTGCTACTTATCAATCTAATGgttaaaaaaagggaagagaaaaaacaaaacaaacaaaaagcccAAACTAAAGCTCACTTAGCCTGTAACGATATGAATGCGATTTGTCCTTTGTCCTGTACACTTGTATCCTTTCCTGTATACATCGGCGCATTACTTTGACTCATGCTGTGACCCCATTCCTTTACCTACGTTAGTGAAGCTTAATACTGCGTTACAGATGATTAGTTTCATCAATATAAATCCCGCACCGCTCGGATCACGGGCAGCGTCGGATCTTTGCAGGTGCGTATAGGTTCCGTTCTCTGTTTAGTGAGAGAAAATGGAACGCTTCGGTTAAAATTAAGCACaagaagggaaaaacaaactattCGTAGCCACCAAATCGTAGACATATGTTTAACTAAATTGTTGCACGTGTTCCTTCTGTCACTTTCCAGGAATACGGACCTTAGAGTCACTATTCCCACTTGTTTTTGCTAAATAACACAGTTCCTTTGAAAACGTGAACAAATCCATTTTATGCTCAACGTTGCTCAATCTTCTCTCGAAATGTGCTCAATAGACGTGCgaaaagcagaagaagcatAACCCAGCCCCGGGGGTGCCCACGGATTGCACATCCAGGCCGTCCGAGGCCTGCAAAAAATAACTTTAGCAGCAAATTCAGTAGCAATCCACCTTTCCCTTTCTTTAACTCAACTTTTGGCACGTTCTGCATTTTTGTATGTGTatgttcattttgttttatactCAAACTTGCGGGAGTTACTCAAGACCCTtcattgctgttgctgtaagGTCAGAGGGGTTCTCTGCGCTTTGTTGGCGAGAGAGTAGTTCTGATTGCCATTCTGTTGGAAACACTCTATCCATCAGCTAACCTTTCCGTGAATCTTTGTGGCATTGCAAGCAGTTGCTGATAAAAGTAAAAGCACAAAATAATACCAGCACATTTTCGGTCCACTTTTAAGCTTCGGGGGACataaaaataactgaaactcATTCACGTTCGCAGTGCCTCAAACGTGCGTTTATAACTCTCGTTCGTCATTTTTTATCGTTACCACTACAATTATTATAATTGTTACAATAGATGTCCGTATTAGTTATTATTGCATTAAATCCGAAACGAGTTGTCCCCACTTACTCTCACCGACCCTAGGATGCTTGGTTGTCTGGCCACGCAAGCATACATCATCTCGTAACCACGTGATGGCCCCCCGTGGGAGGGTGGAAACAGTGGGGAGTTCTACAATCTTAACTTCTATCGCACGCACAAACGGGCAGTCACACGCTTACGTACACAAAATACGTACATACATacaaaacacacgcataccGGTTGCTTACACAATGTCTCGGCCTTTTGTTGCATTAGTCACGTAGCGTCCCGCTTAACCCACGTATTGTATTGACTGATCACTGACATCATATCGCCAAGCACGATGACAGGCCGCGAACGCACGGCCGCGATTCGGTTTCGCTATCCGTCGCATCGCAGTCCTTTCAATGTTCCGTTCGTTCAATCAGCAAACTCATCGATAACGGCATTGGCTGTCGGCGGTGTCGGAGATACTGCCGTCGGTTGTATCGTGGCACCGGCGACCACTTCGTCCGTGTCGTGATTCTCTTCCAACGTTCCGTTGCCATTCGTAACGACGGCGGCTGGTTCTGCTTCGACGATCTCCACCATCGGTTTGGGTTCGGGGGAAGCGGCCACTCCGTTATTGTACGGCTGCTGCGGCGATACAGACGCGACCGGTGTCGTCTTGGTGGCGGCACTGTCCATGTTCGGTACGTAGTCCATAGCCATCAGGCACGCAAACACGGTCATGATCATCTTCGATTTCACCTCGGTAATGTCCTCCGGTAGGGCGTACACCCGGGCACCGATTTTGCGCGCCATCGATACGGCGTACTTTGCGTTCTCGAGGTTCTCCTCGGCGTTGCCACCTTCCCGGACGTTGTCGTAGTTGATGCTGCCCGGCTTGATGGCGTCGATCAGGTCGATCACGATCTTGCCGTCGGCGATGGCCGAGTCTTGGAAGTTTTTCAGGCTCGTGCGCTTGCCGGCATTCTGCAGCTTCGAGTTGACCCACTGTACGATCTCCTTCTCGATGATCGGATTGCCGGTGTTGGCAAGGCGCGACAGAATCGACAGCGTGTACGCACGCATCAACTGCCAGATTAGGGCTACGGGGAAACAACGGATTTGGAAGGGGTTAGAGAGCGAATTGGTACCTCAACCCGGGGGCTCGTTCAACCTACCCAAGGTGAGCGTCGCATTGCCATCGCTCAGATCCTGCCCGGCAATGCCGACCAGCGAGAACTTGAGCTGTTTGCCCAGTTCGACGGCGTAGTTACAGTTCTCCAGCTTCTCCATGAACTTCCGCAGTGGCGTAAACTTCTGGTGGACACGCTTCCACTGCACGATTCCCGGCTGGATGATGTCGCACAGCTGGAAGATGATCAACCCGTCCGCCAGATCCGAGTACAGCCAGTTGACGTGCGGCTTCACACCCATCGAGTTCATCCAGTTACGGTACGCTGCAGGTAGAAAAAGGCACAGAGATCGTTGGCAATCGTCGAAAAACCCAATCAACCCCCCATGGCGCCCTGGTGATTCATACTTTTCTCTTCGCGCGTTTCCTCGATCGACTCGAGCCCTTCGATTTCCTCCGGCTGGTCCAAGCCCGGGTGGTTGTTGAAGAGGTTCGCCACAAAAGCTAAGTTCAGTTTGTAGACACCATTGACCACATCCTGCGGGGTGACGAACGAGCGGCAGTTCAGCTTGGCGGCCTGCTGCAGCATTACTTCGGCACGGTTTAAGGCGTTTGGTTCCTGCGGAGGGGAGAGTGAACGATCGCATAAGCAATGTCTTCGGCGGTACGATCTGCCCACTGTACTTACCCTGAGTGCTTCCAAGTTAACACCGGCATCCTTGGGGGCAATCTGGTTCAGCAAGTAGGAGTACACCTCCGAGTCGGAGATGTCACTCTGGAAGTTGGTGCAACGCCTCGCGATGCCGGCCCGCTCCAGATGGTGGTTCACCCATCGCAGCAGTATCGCTTCCGGCGACAACTTCATAAGGTCCTCGAGCCGCTCACCGTCGGACAGCAGGGTCGCCAGTCCGGGGCAGCTGTCGAGTGTGATGTGACTGAACAGCCCGATACGGATGATTTGCCAGAGCAGACCGAGCACCAGATGCGGTTTGCCTTTGGCCAGATCGTGCGCATCGATGTTGACGATATTGCAACCGATCGCCTGCGAGGACACGAGGGCCAGCGTCAAGTTTTCGAACTTGGTGTAGACGGTCAGGTTCTTCTTGTTGATGGCGCGCTCGTCGATCGTGTCCGGGCAGGAGTGGTTGACGATCTTGCACAGCAGTATACCGTCCTTCATCTTGTCGTACAGCTGCTTGCCCTCCGGATCGAGGGGCAGCAGGTGCTTGAGGTCCGGATCGTGCACCAGGTTCGAGTTGATCCAGTCGCTGAACGCGAGCTGCTCCTCGACGCGCACCGAGTGTGTCGTGCCGGCGGCCGACGAGTCCGACATCCCACCGAGCGTTTCCAGGTTCTCCTTCTTCGACACCACCTTCTTGAACGTGCTCGCCACGTCCTGTGCCTTCAGGTCCATGCAGAGCGACTCGAACTCATCGTACGACAGTTTGCCCATGTGCTGCGAGCGCTGCTTGTTCGTGTACTCGTCAATCATCAGGCGGATCTGGTAGCCGGGCAGCTTGAAGCCGACCTGATCGAGCGCCTCCTTCAGCTCCTTCAGCTCTATGAAACCATCTTTGTTCGCATCGATCTGCAAGTAAGGGCAAGATGCCGCGAGGAAAGGCATTCGAATGAGTTTACGCTAATAGGAGAAACCAAATTTGAAGTTCAATTGAATTAATGACTGATTGAGCTCTGGTGCAATCTTATCACGGTTCTGAGTATTGTTTTGGTCGTAATGTGGcttgcgttgcgtgtggcAAAAACCGAATGTGTCATGAGAGCAGCATACCTATgaatcggtttcgatttcgtttaGGAAGGAAATTAGGAAGTAACAATTGGCTGACCCACTAATAACATTCCAATGAGTAGCCACAACTGTGCAGGAGTTCTTTTAGTAGTGTCGAGCACACGATCCGTGGGTTCagaaattttacaatttatatGACTGAATTTCATGTTCACACCAACCCAGCGCCAGAATTCGGAGTACAAGACATCTACATTAGCTTGTCAACCCGGGAAACAGCCTTCAGGCTAATGGCTTCGAACGCCTGATAGAACGGGTAGAAGAAGTAAACTAGGCAATAATGAAGTCCAGGTGGATCACAAAACATTTGTAGGCCGACCGATAGACACACCATTTGTTGGTACAACCTCTCGCTGACACACTGCCCCTGAGAACCCTCTCCGTTGGTCGTCTCAAAATGAGTCATTAGCCATTCCAGGCGAGGTGGTAAACGCATTCCGCCTGCCTAGTGCGCCACCGTGTCTGCCAGTCACCGAAAGGCGAGCCTCCGCGCTGACTCCGAAGCGGAAATCATGTTGTTGCCCTTTTGCGGCCCGCCACTGCCGCGTGGCGCCGAGCCTGggttaaaacaaacaaatattgatAAAGAAGGCACACACAATGGCGACTGTCAATGACCTTGATGGGGCATCGGGGAGTTAGTATGTTAGTGGGAGGAAATGACTCGATTCCCCGGCAAAACGGATTCGTCACTTACGAACCCGACCCGAGTGTGCATTCCTGGTAACTGCGGCTGACTCAGCTCGCAACAGTCGCGC encodes the following:
- the LOC131211575 gene encoding uncharacterized protein LOC131211575, whose product is MKHQQVVPDYAAMVQTSGTCLCLVFSGWVLFKLVQAIFWLPGYLEKNQGRLYRQLDPHSASDTSNENGSSQENDRLTATAEGTTSIGEDEGESVADECEADSKKDK
- the LOC131211576 gene encoding plastin-1 isoform X1 — its product is MDVHQIAQQDHVLEDFRRTFTEDLYDRIDANKDGFIELKELKEALDQVGFKLPGYQIRLMIDEYTNKQRSQHMGKLSYDEFESLCMDLKAQDVASTFKKVVSKKENLETLGGMSDSSAAGTTHSVRVEEQLAFSDWINSNLVHDPDLKHLLPLDPEGKQLYDKMKDGILLCKIVNHSCPDTIDERAINKKNLTVYTKFENLTLALVSSQAIGCNIVNIDAHDLAKGKPHLVLGLLWQIIRIGLFSHITLDSCPGLATLLSDGERLEDLMKLSPEAILLRWVNHHLERAGIARRCTNFQSDISDSEVYSYLLNQIAPKDAGVNLEALREPNALNRAEVMLQQAAKLNCRSFVTPQDVVNGVYKLNLAFVANLFNNHPGLDQPEEIEGLESIEETREEKTYRNWMNSMGVKPHVNWLYSDLADGLIIFQLCDIIQPGIVQWKRVHQKFTPLRKFMEKLENCNYAVELGKQLKFSLVGIAGQDLSDGNATLTLALIWQLMRAYTLSILSRLANTGNPIIEKEIVQWVNSKLQNAGKRTSLKNFQDSAIADGKIVIDLIDAIKPGSINYDNVREGGNAEENLENAKYAVSMARKIGARVYALPEDITEVKSKMIMTVFACLMAMDYVPNMDSAATKTTPVASVSPQQPYNNGVAASPEPKPMVEIVEAEPAAVVTNGNGTLEENHDTDEVVAGATIQPTAVSPTPPTANAVIDEFAD
- the LOC131211576 gene encoding plastin-1 isoform X2, whose amino-acid sequence is MASFRNAHKSLSVEERAEMKEKFEEIDANKDGFIELKELKEALDQVGFKLPGYQIRLMIDEYTNKQRSQHMGKLSYDEFESLCMDLKAQDVASTFKKVVSKKENLETLGGMSDSSAAGTTHSVRVEEQLAFSDWINSNLVHDPDLKHLLPLDPEGKQLYDKMKDGILLCKIVNHSCPDTIDERAINKKNLTVYTKFENLTLALVSSQAIGCNIVNIDAHDLAKGKPHLVLGLLWQIIRIGLFSHITLDSCPGLATLLSDGERLEDLMKLSPEAILLRWVNHHLERAGIARRCTNFQSDISDSEVYSYLLNQIAPKDAGVNLEALREPNALNRAEVMLQQAAKLNCRSFVTPQDVVNGVYKLNLAFVANLFNNHPGLDQPEEIEGLESIEETREEKTYRNWMNSMGVKPHVNWLYSDLADGLIIFQLCDIIQPGIVQWKRVHQKFTPLRKFMEKLENCNYAVELGKQLKFSLVGIAGQDLSDGNATLTLALIWQLMRAYTLSILSRLANTGNPIIEKEIVQWVNSKLQNAGKRTSLKNFQDSAIADGKIVIDLIDAIKPGSINYDNVREGGNAEENLENAKYAVSMARKIGARVYALPEDITEVKSKMIMTVFACLMAMDYVPNMDSAATKTTPVASVSPQQPYNNGVAASPEPKPMVEIVEAEPAAVVTNGNGTLEENHDTDEVVAGATIQPTAVSPTPPTANAVIDEFAD